One window of the Streptomyces sp. TS71-3 genome contains the following:
- a CDS encoding ComEC/Rec2 family competence protein, which translates to MALHAGPRWTVPLVVVSLLLAAALALLARRAERGARQSRERRRTWLRVSATATLLCVAASASSAALHGADLRRGPIPALARGYARVTVDVEVTSDPHRTRPRVTGDHMARTVIVFDARAVRVTTADGTARATRTPVLVIADAPAPRTAGERAAGDPHAPPQSPSQPSPPSPSGARGAVAHQPAGAGPPGTGETVSPAEAAPSDGTVPPVETSPAEAAPLDGTAPSDDTAPQAVTARASPWERLLPTTRVRVRARLAPPLSGDDRIAAVVRVGGGGPPEVVRKPSAPQRLAGRLRAGLRTATQDLAPDARALLPGLVVGDTSRVPPELHEAFDATDLTHVLAVSGANFTILLALLIGPPGLAQRAERRGLAPRLGIGLRATALLGGVLAIGFVVVCRPEPSVLRAAACGGIALLAIATGRRRSLVPALAAVVLMLVLYDPWLARSYGFLLSVLATGALLTLAPGWAEALRGRGVPPRVAEALAAAAAAQVVCAPVLVVLASRVSLVAVPCNLLAEFAVAPATVLGFGALVAAPVAMPVARVFAWCAGWPAGWLADVARTGADLPGAGVDWPGGWLGALLLLAVGVAVVAAGRKLIRHPWVSLICLCALLLFVLQPRPLPRVLSGWPPPGWRFVMCDVGQGDATVLAAGDGTAVVVDAGPDPVLVDHCLRRLGVTRVRMVLLTHFHADHVAGLPGVLHGRDVGAIETTGFREPLGEAESVRRAAEARHIPVTQAVAGERRRTGSLEWQVLWPPPRPAPGPDSPNDASVALMVRTGGLRLLLLGDLEPLAQQALLASPSGAGLGHVDVLKVAHHGSAYQDPLLIRTVSPRLALISCGTNNPYGHPSPRTVAALQAGGAKVLRTDRDGSLAVVGTAGSGLKVAESPESPW; encoded by the coding sequence GTGGCGCTGCACGCAGGGCCGCGCTGGACCGTCCCGCTCGTGGTGGTGTCCCTGCTGCTCGCCGCCGCCCTCGCCCTGCTGGCGAGGAGAGCCGAACGCGGCGCCCGGCAGAGCAGGGAGCGGCGTCGGACGTGGCTTCGCGTGTCCGCGACGGCGACCCTGCTCTGCGTCGCCGCCTCCGCGTCCTCCGCGGCCCTGCACGGTGCCGACCTGAGACGCGGCCCCATCCCGGCGCTGGCCCGCGGGTACGCCCGTGTCACCGTCGACGTGGAGGTCACCTCGGATCCGCACCGGACACGGCCCCGGGTCACCGGCGACCACATGGCACGGACGGTGATCGTCTTCGACGCTCGGGCCGTACGCGTCACCACGGCCGACGGCACGGCCCGCGCCACCAGGACCCCGGTCCTGGTGATCGCCGACGCGCCGGCCCCGAGGACGGCGGGTGAGCGGGCCGCCGGAGACCCCCATGCACCGCCACAGTCCCCGTCCCAGCCCTCGCCCCCGTCCCCATCCGGGGCCCGTGGCGCAGTCGCCCATCAGCCGGCCGGAGCGGGTCCGCCGGGCACGGGGGAGACGGTCTCACCAGCCGAGGCGGCCCCATCGGACGGCACAGTGCCACCGGTCGAGACCTCACCAGCCGAGGCGGCCCCACTGGACGGCACCGCCCCATCCGACGACACGGCCCCCCAGGCCGTCACGGCCCGAGCCTCACCGTGGGAGCGGCTGCTCCCCACCACCCGGGTGCGCGTGCGGGCACGGCTTGCCCCGCCGCTCTCCGGGGACGACCGGATCGCCGCCGTGGTCAGGGTCGGCGGTGGCGGGCCGCCGGAGGTGGTCCGGAAGCCGTCGGCTCCGCAGCGGCTCGCCGGCAGGCTCCGTGCCGGGCTGCGTACGGCGACGCAGGACCTCGCACCGGATGCGCGGGCGCTGCTGCCGGGGCTGGTGGTCGGGGACACCTCACGGGTGCCGCCCGAGCTCCATGAGGCGTTCGACGCCACCGACCTCACGCACGTCCTGGCGGTGAGCGGGGCCAACTTCACCATCCTGCTGGCCCTGCTGATCGGGCCGCCGGGCCTGGCGCAACGGGCGGAGCGGCGCGGGCTGGCACCGCGCCTGGGCATCGGCCTGCGCGCCACGGCGCTGCTCGGCGGGGTACTGGCGATCGGGTTCGTGGTGGTGTGCCGGCCGGAACCCAGCGTGCTGCGCGCGGCGGCCTGCGGCGGGATCGCGCTGCTCGCCATCGCGACGGGCCGGCGTAGATCACTGGTCCCCGCGTTGGCGGCGGTGGTGCTGATGCTGGTCCTGTACGACCCGTGGCTGGCGCGCAGCTACGGCTTCCTGCTCTCCGTGCTGGCGACCGGGGCCTTGCTCACGCTGGCGCCCGGGTGGGCGGAGGCGCTGCGGGGCCGGGGCGTTCCGCCGCGGGTCGCTGAGGCGCTGGCGGCAGCTGCTGCCGCTCAGGTGGTGTGCGCCCCCGTGCTGGTGGTGCTGGCGTCGCGGGTGAGCCTGGTCGCGGTGCCCTGCAATCTGCTGGCCGAGTTCGCGGTGGCTCCCGCCACGGTGCTGGGGTTCGGTGCGCTGGTGGCGGCGCCGGTGGCCATGCCGGTGGCCAGGGTGTTCGCCTGGTGCGCGGGGTGGCCGGCAGGGTGGCTGGCGGACGTCGCCCGCACCGGCGCCGATCTGCCGGGGGCCGGCGTCGACTGGCCGGGCGGCTGGCTGGGCGCCCTGCTGCTCCTCGCCGTGGGTGTGGCGGTGGTCGCGGCGGGACGGAAGCTGATCAGACACCCATGGGTGAGTCTGATCTGCCTCTGCGCGCTGCTCCTCTTCGTTCTCCAGCCGAGGCCGTTGCCGCGGGTGCTGTCGGGTTGGCCGCCGCCCGGCTGGCGGTTCGTGATGTGCGACGTGGGCCAGGGGGATGCCACGGTGCTCGCGGCGGGCGATGGCACGGCCGTGGTGGTCGACGCGGGGCCCGACCCGGTGCTCGTCGACCACTGCCTGCGCAGGCTCGGGGTGACCCGCGTCCGGATGGTGCTGCTCACCCACTTCCACGCCGACCACGTTGCCGGCCTCCCCGGTGTGCTGCACGGCAGGGACGTCGGGGCGATCGAGACCACGGGGTTCCGGGAGCCGCTGGGCGAGGCGGAGTCCGTGCGCAGGGCGGCGGAGGCCCGGCACATCCCCGTCACGCAGGCGGTGGCGGGGGAGCGGCGGAGGACGGGGTCGCTGGAATGGCAGGTGCTCTGGCCTCCTCCGCGGCCGGCACCTGGCCCCGACAGCCCCAATGACGCGAGTGTGGCACTGATGGTCCGCACCGGCGGCCTACGGCTCCTGCTGTTGGGCGACCTTGAACCGCTGGCACAGCAAGCACTGTTGGCCAGTCCCTCAGGAGCGGGCCTCGGGCACGTGGACGTCCTGAAGGTCGCCCACCATGGCTCGGCCTACCAGGACCCGCTGCTCATACGGACGGTGTCGCCCAGGCTCGCACTGATTTCTTGCGGGACGAACAACCCGTACGGGCACCCATCCCCTCGTACGGTCGCGGCTCTCCAGGCGGGCGGGGCGAAAGTGTTGCGAACGGATCGGGACGGGTCGCTGGCGGTCGTCGGCACTGCCGGGAGCGGGTTGAAGGTAGCCGAATCGCCCGAATCGCCATGGTGA
- a CDS encoding YceI family protein yields the protein MFGHRRGDQAARGLGEGLLSAMPVPPDAGALSCRVFDPVNEPVRHAELAVSDALGRTVVAGSVDPYGSFMATVPAGEYSLAVSAEGYAPYRATATVMENSLASLGDLTLRISQPPPLPAPGKWEIEPMHTSIGFTARHIGLARIDGRFNTFAGAIRIADPVEQSAMHVVIDAASIDTNLVVRDNHLRSADFLDVARFPTLEFYSERLVYKGGSRWAIPGALTLHGVTRTVTLEADYQGLGNGMEGETRAACHATAELHRDDFTVSWQARLAQGIAVVGPSVTVDLDVQFVPRR from the coding sequence ATGTTCGGCCACAGGAGGGGCGACCAAGCCGCACGAGGGCTGGGGGAGGGGCTCCTCTCGGCCATGCCGGTACCACCGGACGCGGGGGCACTGAGCTGCCGGGTGTTCGATCCCGTCAACGAGCCGGTGCGGCACGCCGAGTTGGCGGTCAGCGACGCCCTCGGACGCACGGTCGTCGCAGGAAGCGTGGACCCGTACGGCAGCTTCATGGCGACCGTGCCCGCCGGGGAGTACAGCCTGGCCGTCTCGGCGGAGGGCTATGCGCCCTACCGGGCCACCGCGACGGTCATGGAGAACTCCCTCGCCTCGCTCGGCGACCTCACTCTCCGGATCTCGCAGCCGCCACCGCTGCCCGCGCCGGGGAAGTGGGAGATCGAGCCGATGCACACCTCGATCGGTTTCACCGCCCGGCATATCGGCCTCGCGCGCATTGACGGCCGGTTCAACACGTTTGCAGGTGCGATACGGATCGCGGATCCGGTCGAACAGTCCGCGATGCACGTGGTCATCGACGCGGCCTCGATCGACACCAACCTGGTGGTGCGCGACAACCACCTGCGGTCCGCGGATTTCCTCGATGTGGCGCGGTTCCCGACGCTGGAGTTCTACAGCGAGCGCCTCGTGTACAAGGGCGGCAGCCGCTGGGCGATACCCGGGGCGCTGACCCTGCACGGCGTCACGCGGACGGTCACGCTCGAAGCCGACTACCAGGGCCTGGGCAACGGCATGGAGGGCGAGACCAGGGCGGCCTGCCATGCCACGGCCGAGCTCCACCGGGACGACTTCACGGTCAGCTGGCAGGCGAGGCTGGCCCAGGGCATCGCGGTCGTCGGGCCGAGCGTCACGGTGGACCTCGACGTGCAGTTCGTCCCCAGGCGGTGA
- the holA gene encoding DNA polymerase III subunit delta translates to MARNSERTASPRRADTSDPLAPVTVAVGQEELLLERAMQQVVAAARAADPDTDVRDLTPDQLAPGTLAELTSPSLFAERKVVVVRQAQDLSADTIKDVRAYLTAPAPEITLVLMHAGGAKGKGLLDAARKAGAREVACPKVTKPADRLSFVRAEFRALGRSATPEACQALVDALGSDLRELASATAQLVADVDGTIDEAVVGRYYTGRAEASSFTVADRAVEGRAAEALEALRWSLSTGVAPVLITSALAQGVRAIGKLSAARGGRPADLARELGMPPWKIDRVRQQMRGWTPDGIAVALRAVAEADAGVKGGGDDPEYALEKAVVTIARAARSRR, encoded by the coding sequence ATGGCCAGGAACAGCGAACGCACCGCGAGCCCGCGCAGGGCCGACACGTCCGACCCGTTGGCTCCCGTCACCGTTGCCGTGGGGCAGGAGGAGCTGCTGCTGGAGCGGGCCATGCAGCAGGTGGTGGCGGCGGCACGGGCAGCCGACCCGGACACGGACGTCAGGGACCTCACCCCGGACCAGCTGGCGCCGGGCACGCTGGCCGAGCTGACGAGTCCCTCGCTGTTCGCCGAGCGCAAGGTCGTGGTCGTCCGCCAGGCGCAGGACCTCTCCGCGGACACGATCAAGGATGTCAGGGCCTATCTGACGGCGCCCGCGCCGGAGATCACCCTGGTGCTCATGCACGCGGGGGGAGCCAAGGGCAAGGGCCTGCTCGACGCGGCGCGCAAGGCGGGCGCGCGTGAGGTCGCCTGCCCCAAGGTGACCAAGCCGGCCGACCGGCTGTCGTTCGTGCGGGCGGAGTTCCGGGCGCTGGGCCGGTCCGCGACCCCCGAGGCGTGCCAGGCCCTGGTCGACGCGCTCGGCAGCGACCTGCGGGAGCTGGCCTCGGCCACGGCCCAGCTGGTCGCGGACGTGGACGGCACCATCGACGAGGCCGTCGTCGGGCGCTACTACACGGGCCGTGCCGAGGCCTCCAGCTTCACCGTCGCCGATCGCGCGGTGGAGGGCCGGGCGGCGGAGGCCCTGGAGGCGCTGCGCTGGTCGCTGTCGACCGGGGTCGCGCCGGTACTGATCACCAGTGCGCTGGCGCAGGGCGTGCGGGCGATCGGCAAACTGTCCGCCGCGCGAGGCGGCCGCCCGGCGGACCTCGCCAGGGAGCTGGGCATGCCGCCCTGGAAGATCGACCGCGTCCGCCAGCAGATGCGGGGGTGGACGCCTGACGGGATCGCCGTGGCGCTCCGGGCGGTCGCCGAGGCGGACGCGGGCGTCAAGGGCGGCGGAGACGACCCGGAGTACGCCTTGGAGAAGGCGGTCGTCACCATCGCCCGCGCGGCCCGCTCCCGGCGTTAG
- the rpsT gene encoding 30S ribosomal protein S20, producing the protein MANIKSQIKRIKTNEKARQRNKAVKSSLKTAIRRTREAIAEGDFEKATAASREASRKLDKAVSKGVIHKNQAANKKSAMASKVASLKG; encoded by the coding sequence GTGGCGAACATCAAGTCCCAGATCAAGCGGATCAAGACCAATGAGAAGGCCCGGCAGCGCAACAAGGCCGTGAAGTCCTCTCTCAAGACCGCGATCCGCCGCACCCGTGAGGCGATTGCCGAGGGTGACTTCGAGAAGGCCACGGCCGCCTCGCGCGAGGCCTCGCGCAAGCTGGACAAGGCCGTCTCGAAGGGCGTGATCCACAAGAACCAGGCCGCCAACAAGAAGTCGGCCATGGCGTCGAAGGTCGCGTCCCTCAAGGGCTGA
- the lepA gene encoding translation elongation factor 4, whose amino-acid sequence MPATTDHVPEPSRTDPARIRNFCIIAHIDHGKSTLADRMLQLTGVVEQRQMRAQYLDRMDIERERGITIKSQAVRLPWAPTEGPEHGRTHILNMIDTPGHVDFTYEVSRSLAACEGTILLVDAAQGIEAQTLANLYLAMENDLTIIPVLNKIDLPAAQPEKFSEELANLVGCEPDDVLRVSAKTGLGVEALLDKVVAEIPPPVGVRDAPARAMIFDSVYDSYRGVVTYVRVVDGQLGKRERIRMMSTGATHELLEIGTNSPEMLPADGLGVGEVGYLITGVKDVRQSKVGDTITEQSKGADKPLGGYKDPKPMVFSGLYPLDGSDYPELREALDKLQLNDAALVYEPETSAALGFGFRVGFLGLLHLDVVRERLEREFGLDLIATAPNVVYRVIMEDAVEHTVTNPSEFPEGKIAEVYEPVVRATILAPSEFIGAIMELCQTRRGVMLGMDYLSEDRVEIRYTLPLAEIVFDFFDQLKSKTRGYASLDYEPTGEQSAHLVKVDILLHGDKVDAFSAITHRDQAYSYGVRLVAKLKELIPRQNFEVPVQAAIGSRVIARETIRAIRKDVLAKCYGGDISRKRKLLEKQKEGKKRMKMVGSVEVPQEAFIAVLSSDDGGKKK is encoded by the coding sequence GTGCCCGCGACCACTGACCATGTGCCTGAGCCGAGCCGTACCGACCCGGCTCGGATCCGCAATTTCTGCATCATCGCGCACATCGACCACGGCAAGTCCACCCTCGCCGACCGGATGCTCCAGCTCACCGGCGTGGTCGAGCAGCGGCAGATGCGCGCTCAGTATCTCGACCGGATGGACATCGAGCGCGAGCGCGGCATCACGATCAAGTCCCAGGCCGTCCGGCTGCCCTGGGCCCCCACCGAGGGCCCCGAGCACGGCAGGACCCACATCCTGAACATGATCGACACCCCTGGCCACGTGGACTTCACCTACGAGGTGTCACGCTCCCTGGCGGCCTGCGAGGGCACCATCCTGCTCGTCGACGCCGCCCAGGGCATCGAGGCCCAGACTCTCGCCAACCTCTACCTGGCGATGGAGAACGACCTCACCATCATCCCCGTCCTCAACAAGATCGATCTCCCGGCCGCGCAGCCGGAGAAGTTCTCCGAGGAGCTCGCGAACCTCGTCGGGTGCGAGCCCGACGACGTCCTGCGGGTCTCCGCGAAGACCGGCCTCGGGGTGGAGGCGCTGCTCGACAAGGTGGTCGCCGAGATCCCGCCGCCGGTCGGCGTCCGCGACGCGCCCGCCCGCGCCATGATCTTCGACTCGGTCTACGACTCGTACCGCGGCGTGGTGACGTACGTGCGTGTCGTCGACGGGCAGCTGGGCAAGCGCGAGCGGATCCGGATGATGTCCACCGGCGCCACCCACGAGCTGCTGGAGATCGGCACGAACTCCCCGGAGATGCTGCCCGCCGACGGCCTCGGCGTCGGCGAGGTGGGCTATCTGATCACCGGAGTGAAGGACGTCCGGCAGTCGAAGGTCGGCGACACCATCACCGAGCAGTCCAAGGGCGCCGACAAGCCGCTCGGCGGCTACAAGGACCCCAAGCCGATGGTCTTCTCCGGCCTGTATCCGCTGGACGGCTCGGACTACCCCGAGCTGCGCGAGGCCCTCGACAAGCTCCAGCTCAACGACGCCGCGCTGGTCTACGAGCCGGAGACCTCCGCGGCCCTCGGCTTCGGATTCCGCGTCGGCTTCCTCGGGCTGCTCCACCTCGACGTGGTGCGGGAGCGGCTGGAGCGCGAGTTCGGCCTGGACCTCATCGCCACCGCTCCGAACGTGGTCTACCGCGTGATCATGGAGGACGCGGTCGAGCACACCGTCACCAATCCGAGCGAGTTTCCCGAGGGGAAGATCGCAGAGGTCTACGAGCCGGTCGTGCGGGCCACGATCCTCGCCCCGAGCGAGTTCATCGGCGCGATCATGGAGCTCTGCCAGACCCGGCGCGGCGTGATGCTGGGCATGGACTACCTCTCCGAGGACCGCGTCGAGATCCGCTACACGCTGCCGCTCGCCGAGATCGTCTTCGACTTCTTCGACCAGCTCAAGTCCAAGACCCGCGGCTACGCGTCACTGGACTACGAGCCCACGGGAGAGCAGAGCGCGCACCTCGTCAAGGTCGACATCCTGCTGCACGGCGACAAGGTCGACGCGTTCTCCGCTATCACCCACAGGGACCAGGCGTACTCGTACGGCGTGCGGCTGGTCGCCAAGCTCAAGGAGCTCATCCCGCGGCAGAACTTCGAAGTGCCCGTCCAGGCCGCGATCGGCTCCCGGGTCATCGCCAGGGAGACCATCCGCGCCATCCGCAAGGACGTCCTCGCCAAGTGCTACGGCGGCGACATCTCGCGTAAGCGGAAGCTGCTGGAGAAGCAGAAGGAGGGCAAGAAGCGGATGAAGATGGTGGGTTCTGTGGAGGTTCCGCAGGAGGCGTTTATCGCGGTGTTGTCGAGCGATGACGGCGGCAAGAAGAAGTAG
- a CDS encoding long-chain fatty acid--CoA ligase, translating into MSDTQTLIENRPPSVANVFLERVAATPEKEAFRYPVPPASGTGPDDWKSLSWGQTAERVSAIAAGLIELGIEPEERVALASATRIEWVLTDLGILCAGAATTTIYPQTNADESAFILADSGSKVLVAEDAEQLAKARAQRADLPGLAHVVVIDPRGIRDGAPADEPEGWVISLDELEARGAARLEKEPDLIGKRVSAIRADQLATLIYTSGTTGRPKGVRLPHDSWSYMAKAIASTGLIYPDDVQYLWLPLAHVFGKVLTSGQVELGHVTAVDGRVDKIIENLPVVQPTYMAAVPRIFEKVYNGVAAKARAGGAAKYKIFQWAAEVARDYAKATQDTYRRTGNASAPFGLSVKHKIADALVYAKLREAFGGRMRACVSGSAALAPEIGYFFAGAGVHILEGYGLTESSAASFVNPGEAYRTGTVGKPVPGTEVRIADDGEILLRGPGIMQGYHGLPEKTAEVLESDGWFHTGDIGELSADGYLTITDRKKDLIKTSGGKYIAPAEVEGNFKAVCPFVSNILVHGADRNFCSALIALDEPSIMDWANEHGLAGKSYAEVVAAPATVALIDGYVQRLNEGLQRWQTIRKFRLLPRDLDIEHGELTPSLKLKRPVVEREYRHLIDEMYAGAREA; encoded by the coding sequence GTGAGCGACACACAAACCCTGATCGAGAACCGTCCGCCGTCGGTGGCGAACGTCTTCTTGGAGCGCGTGGCGGCCACGCCCGAGAAGGAGGCCTTCCGGTATCCGGTCCCGCCCGCCTCCGGTACGGGCCCGGACGACTGGAAGTCGCTGAGTTGGGGGCAGACGGCCGAGCGGGTGAGTGCCATCGCCGCGGGCCTGATAGAGCTCGGCATAGAGCCGGAGGAGCGCGTCGCGCTCGCCTCGGCCACCCGGATCGAGTGGGTCCTCACCGACCTCGGCATCCTGTGCGCGGGCGCGGCCACCACCACCATCTACCCGCAGACGAACGCCGACGAGTCCGCGTTCATCCTCGCCGACTCCGGCAGCAAGGTGCTGGTGGCCGAGGACGCCGAGCAGCTCGCCAAGGCCCGCGCGCAGCGTGCCGACCTGCCCGGTCTTGCCCACGTGGTCGTGATCGACCCGCGCGGCATCCGGGACGGGGCCCCGGCCGACGAGCCCGAGGGCTGGGTGATCAGCCTCGACGAGCTGGAGGCGCGCGGCGCGGCCCGCCTGGAGAAGGAGCCCGACCTCATCGGCAAGCGGGTCTCGGCCATCAGGGCCGACCAGCTGGCCACCCTCATCTACACCTCGGGCACCACCGGCCGCCCCAAGGGCGTGCGGCTGCCGCACGACAGCTGGTCGTACATGGCCAAGGCCATCGCCTCCACCGGGCTCATCTACCCGGACGACGTGCAGTACCTGTGGCTCCCGCTCGCGCACGTCTTCGGGAAGGTCCTCACCAGCGGCCAGGTCGAGCTCGGGCACGTCACCGCCGTCGACGGCCGGGTCGACAAGATCATCGAGAACCTGCCGGTGGTGCAGCCCACCTACATGGCCGCGGTGCCGCGCATCTTCGAGAAGGTCTACAACGGCGTGGCGGCCAAGGCCAGGGCCGGCGGGGCCGCCAAGTACAAGATCTTCCAGTGGGCCGCGGAGGTGGCCCGCGACTACGCGAAGGCCACCCAGGACACCTACCGGCGCACCGGCAACGCCTCCGCGCCCTTCGGCCTGAGCGTCAAGCACAAGATCGCCGACGCGCTCGTCTACGCCAAGCTGCGCGAGGCCTTCGGCGGCCGGATGCGGGCCTGCGTCTCCGGCTCCGCCGCGCTCGCCCCCGAGATCGGCTACTTCTTCGCCGGTGCGGGAGTGCACATCCTGGAGGGCTACGGCCTCACGGAGTCGTCCGCGGCGTCCTTCGTCAACCCGGGCGAGGCCTACCGCACCGGCACGGTCGGCAAGCCCGTGCCCGGCACGGAGGTGCGGATCGCCGACGACGGCGAGATCCTGCTCCGCGGCCCCGGCATCATGCAGGGCTACCACGGGCTTCCGGAGAAGACCGCGGAGGTGCTGGAGAGCGACGGGTGGTTCCACACCGGGGACATCGGCGAGCTCTCGGCGGACGGCTACCTCACCATCACGGACCGCAAGAAGGACCTGATCAAAACCTCCGGCGGCAAGTACATAGCGCCGGCCGAGGTCGAGGGGAACTTCAAGGCGGTCTGCCCGTTCGTCTCCAACATCCTGGTGCACGGCGCCGACCGGAACTTCTGCTCCGCGCTGATCGCGCTCGACGAGCCCTCGATCATGGACTGGGCCAACGAGCACGGGCTCGCCGGCAAGTCGTACGCGGAGGTCGTCGCCGCGCCGGCGACGGTCGCGCTCATCGACGGGTACGTGCAGCGGCTCAACGAGGGGTTGCAGCGGTGGCAGACCATCAGGAAGTTCCGGCTGCTGCCGCGGGACCTCGACATCGAGCACGGGGAGCTGACGCCGAGCCTCAAGTTGAAGCGGCCTGTGGTGGAGCGGGAGTACCGGCATCTGATCGATGAGATGTACGCGGGGGCGCGCGAGGCCTGA
- the hemW gene encoding radical SAM family heme chaperone HemW, which yields MPSVLPDGEPVPEDGTLPAHALDGGADRPLGFYLHVPYCATRCGYCDFNTYTATELRGTGGVLASRDNYAGTLIDEVRLARKVLGDDPRPVRTVFVGGGTPTLLAADDLVRMLDAIRSEFGLADDAEITTEANPESVDPAYLARLRAGGFNRISFGMQSARQHVLDVLDRRHTPGRPEACVAEARAAGFAHVNLDLIYGTPGESDDDWRASLDAAIGAGPDHVSAYALIVEEGTGLARRIRRGEIPMTDDDEHADRYLIADDVLSAAGYAWYEVSNWAASPAGRCLHNELYWRGADWWGAGPGAHSHVGGVRWWNVKHPGAYAARLATGRSPGAGREVLTAEDRRVERILLELRLRDGCPLSLLHGDGAAAARRAVAEGFLEAAPYEAGRAVLTLRGRLLADAVVRDLVD from the coding sequence ATGCCTTCCGTGTTGCCCGACGGCGAGCCCGTCCCCGAGGACGGAACCTTGCCGGCGCACGCCCTCGACGGCGGCGCCGACCGCCCCCTCGGGTTCTACCTGCACGTCCCGTACTGCGCCACCCGCTGCGGCTACTGCGACTTCAACACCTACACCGCCACGGAGCTGCGCGGCACCGGCGGCGTGCTCGCCTCGCGGGACAACTACGCGGGCACCCTGATCGACGAGGTCCGCCTGGCCCGCAAGGTGCTCGGCGACGACCCGCGCCCGGTGCGCACCGTGTTCGTCGGCGGCGGCACGCCCACGCTGCTAGCCGCCGACGACCTCGTGCGGATGCTGGACGCGATCCGGTCCGAGTTCGGGCTCGCGGACGACGCGGAGATCACCACCGAGGCCAACCCGGAGTCCGTCGACCCCGCCTATCTGGCCCGCCTGCGGGCCGGCGGCTTCAACCGGATCTCCTTCGGCATGCAGAGCGCGCGCCAGCACGTCCTCGACGTCCTGGACCGCCGGCACACCCCCGGCCGCCCCGAGGCGTGCGTGGCAGAGGCCCGTGCCGCGGGGTTCGCGCATGTGAATCTCGACCTGATCTACGGCACCCCGGGCGAGTCGGACGACGACTGGCGGGCCTCCCTGGACGCGGCGATCGGCGCCGGACCGGACCACGTGTCGGCGTACGCGCTGATCGTGGAGGAGGGCACGGGACTGGCGCGCCGGATCCGCCGCGGCGAGATACCGATGACGGACGACGACGAGCACGCGGACCGCTACCTGATCGCCGATGACGTGCTCTCCGCGGCCGGCTACGCGTGGTACGAGGTGTCGAACTGGGCCGCGTCCCCCGCGGGCCGCTGCCTGCACAACGAGCTGTACTGGCGCGGAGCCGACTGGTGGGGCGCCGGACCCGGTGCGCACAGCCACGTCGGCGGGGTGCGGTGGTGGAACGTCAAGCACCCCGGCGCGTACGCGGCGCGGCTGGCCACCGGACGCTCGCCCGGCGCCGGGCGCGAGGTGCTCACCGCGGAGGACCGGCGGGTCGAGCGGATCCTCCTGGAACTGCGGCTCCGGGACGGCTGCCCGCTGTCCCTGCTGCACGGGGACGGAGCCGCGGCGGCCCGGCGGGCGGTCGCCGAGGGCTTCCTCGAAGCGGCTCCTTACGAGGCCGGGCGGGCGGTCCTCACGCTGCGCGGCCGGCTCCTCGCCGACGCCGTCGTCCGGGACCTGGTGGACTGA
- a CDS encoding MBL fold metallo-hydrolase, with amino-acid sequence MRVAWHGAGWEELSARAGRCRLPGWDCTSGLVAGRGAALLVDAGSTLAEGARLRAAAEGLLGPGSRVTHLALTHPHFDHVLGAPAFADAQIHAAPGTGTLIASGADDLRADAVHHGVAPGEAAEAAALTRLVRETADRGVAGTGTDAARRDGAPAWHAVPAERTLDLGGGLQVLLVNAGPGHTAHDLAVLVPGGAGERDVVFCGDLVEESGEPQAGPDAVPERWPAALDRLLALGGPGAVYVPGHGAAVNAGFVRKQRDQLALRYGVS; translated from the coding sequence ATGCGGGTCGCGTGGCACGGCGCCGGCTGGGAGGAACTGTCCGCACGGGCCGGGCGGTGCAGGCTGCCGGGGTGGGACTGCACCAGCGGGCTGGTCGCGGGGCGCGGCGCGGCCCTGCTGGTCGACGCGGGCTCGACCCTGGCCGAGGGGGCGCGCCTGCGGGCCGCGGCCGAAGGGCTGCTCGGCCCCGGAAGTCGGGTGACCCACCTCGCGCTCACCCATCCGCACTTCGACCATGTGCTGGGCGCCCCGGCGTTCGCGGATGCGCAGATCCACGCCGCGCCCGGCACCGGGACACTGATCGCTTCCGGCGCCGACGACCTGCGCGCGGACGCGGTGCACCACGGTGTCGCCCCGGGGGAGGCCGCCGAAGCCGCCGCCCTGACGCGCCTCGTTCGGGAAACGGCCGACAGAGGTGTGGCAGGCACCGGCACCGACGCCGCCCGCCGCGACGGCGCCCCCGCCTGGCACGCCGTCCCAGCAGAGCGCACGCTCGATCTCGGCGGGGGACTCCAGGTGCTGCTGGTGAACGCGGGACCCGGGCACACCGCGCACGACCTGGCGGTGCTGGTGCCCGGCGGGGCGGGGGAGCGGGACGTGGTGTTCTGCGGGGACCTCGTGGAGGAGTCCGGAGAGCCGCAGGCCGGCCCGGACGCCGTCCCGGAGCGGTGGCCCGCGGCACTGGACCGGCTGCTGGCCCTCGGCGGCCCCGGCGCCGTCTACGTGCCCGGGCACGGTGCCGCGGTGAATGCCGGGTTCGTCCGGAAGCAGCGCGATCAACTCGCCCTGCGTTACGGCGTGTCGTGA